Genomic window (Lutra lutra chromosome 17, mLutLut1.2, whole genome shotgun sequence):
ACGGAGCCCCGCGTTGGGGGAGGTCAACAGGCATCGACCGACAGGGCCCAGGCACTGCACCAAGCCTGTATCGCCTTTTATTATCCCGCGTATTCCCGTGTTCCTGTAACTTACCAAGGGCAAGGACCTGCCCTTTTACCCCCGTGCGCCCCAGGTCGGCATCGCTTTCTAAAGGGGAGTCGCGCAGATGCTCGCGATTGGTGGGTTCTGCAGAGCAAGGGTCCCCGTCCCTTGTACTTCTCGTGCCCCACACGGCGTCCCGCACAGTGTTGGGAACGTTGTGGCACCCGCGGGTGTTCGTGAAAGTGGTAAATCACCTAATAGTTGTGCCAGCGTAATTGTGTTTAAAAAGCAGGGTGCTCTGGCTGCTAAGGGGGGGACAGCTGCCTGTGACGGGGCACTCAGTGCCTCCGGGGTGTGGTGTGTCGGGGAGGCCTGAGGGAGAGGACGTACCAAGGCCCggggggcagaaagaggagggcaGGTGTGTGGAAGCGGGGACCAGCAGGCGCGAGCCACATTGAGTCCACAGCAAGGAGGGACGGCGGTGAGGCTGAAGTGGGCAGCCGGGCGTCGTAGGCCAGACCTCCTTGTGACCCTGTGACGGAGGGATCCCAGGGAATGGAtcgggaggggcggggaggacttcctggaggtggTGCTGAAACGGAGCCCTGAAGAGTGAGTTTGTGGAAGGGACAAAGAGCCCAGCAGGTTTGGCAGCAGACGCCTTCTGCGCTGGGGTCCCGGCGGGAACGCACAACCGGACACGGCCTGGCAGCCGACTCGGGCTGCACCTTACACACGCGTGTTCCCGGAGCACAACGGAGCACACCCTAGCCGCGGTTTTCACTTCGGAGGTGGCTTGGCActgccaggggcagggagctCCAGAAGCATTAGTGGTGGGCTCCAGGGCCTCCGGGGCGGGGCTGCCCGTGCACAGGAGATGTAGGCCGGGCCGAGGGCGTAGGCAGCCAAAGCCTTCAGCTGTTGGCCGCTGTGCCCCGGAACCACACGTGGAGGGTAACACATGGAGGTAAAGTGGGCGGGTGGCAAAGCGCACGTTAGTAACGAGACCGGAAGCCGCCTACGGCCTTCAGGAGGGGCTTCCTGAGTGAACTTTGGCCTGTCCCTGCGACGGAGTACCGGAGTACCGCACGGCCTCCCGAAAGGGCGAGGTACTCTCGTGTAGCCCCGGGCGGATCTGCAAGGTGACTGCAGGGCAGTGTGTGCCGAGCAGCGCAGCACACTAGGGAGAGGGCGTGACAGCCAGGGTCTCTGTGTGCGCCCCAGGTACCTGGAGAAGAATTCGTGAGGGAAAAGGGGTGCGCTCACTGACTGCCCTGGGGGGTGCAGGCAGCAAGGAGAGAGGCTTGTCCGTAGTTTCCTCTGCTTGTTTTCAGAGTCCGTTCATGAAAAAGGAGCTTTCGGGACGTAACTGATTGACACGATTGGACGCCATACAGTTCAGAGATGTCCGGTCGAGAAGCCGGCTGCCGGCCCCACCGCACCCATCCCGGCGGTTCCCAGCTGTCTCCGGACCTGGGCTGCTCCCGTGGGTCACTTTTCAATATCCAGCCCTCATTTAAGGGAGACTGAGGACCTGTGAGGTCatacctgcccctcccctctgctcagacGGTGAGAGGTGCCCCAGCCACACACAGTACATGCAGAACCTCACGTCTAACTGTAGCGAGCACTTAAGTTCTCTGGAAAGAAGAGGTCGGCTTTCACTGCCCGCTTGGGAGGTGCGCGTTCCCTGAGCCCGTGCATGTGTGTCCCTAGGGTGACGTGCAGACGGCACAGGGTGGGCCGCCTTCCTCTTCGCCAGCAGTTGGGGAAGGCTGGTGTTGAGAATTCACCAGTGAGCGAGATGACCTCATGGGGAGTTCCTTGCCTCCTGGTTCTCACTGCTGGCTGCGTGACAGGCTTTTATGAAGACAGATCCAGTAGGTAAGGTGATTTGAAACAGACTTCAGTTCAAGTATCCTTTGGAGGATATCCTTTAGGatcaatggaaatgaaaattcagtaaatatttttaagacatgTCTTTGTGAAGGTGCTGGTTTTGTTTATCTAACTGGAAACTGCTTTATATAGTTCTCCACTCCTAAGAGGAACACACGGCTGATGTAAATTTCATTCAGACTGTTCCGATCCCATAAGGAAAGAATGCTTGTGGACAAAAAGCGTGCTTCCGAAGTTGGGTGTAGAGGAAGATGCTGTACTAATGCAGGAGGTTGTAATCAATAACCCAACACAGTAGGTGGTTTGCAAAGCATGTAGGCTTAAGGCAAGCTTTCTGGGTTCACAGTCTGCACGCACAAATCATACCTGCATCAAAACtgattagaggggcgcctggggggctcagtggcttaaagcttctgtcttcagctcgggtcatgatcccagggtcctgggatcgagccccgcatcgggctctctgctcggcaaaaatcctgcttcccctctctctctccgcctgcctctctgcctacttgtgatctctgtcaaataaataaataaaatcttaaaaaaaacaacagctgaCTAGAGCGAGGATTGCAGTGCCTTGACTGAACAGAATGTGCGTTTGCAGGCGAGAACTGAGTGTAGCCGGGGTACGGGCTCGCCTCGCATTTTGTTCTGCTGCTGCAGGCCGGTAGAGCTAGGTTCGACACCTGGAGGATACTGAATTTGCTCTGGTTTTGGACTTGATGTTGTGAGTTTATCACTGACCCTGATTTTACGCCGCAGAGCGGAGAAGCCCGGGATTGGTCTGGCGTGACGGAACACGGAGGGCGCCGCTGGGGGCAGGCACCCAGCAGCCCCCGGCCCGGGCACACGGCCGGACTCCTTTCTGCCGCATTAACTAGTTCCACTCTTTGTTGCCGTAGGTGTTTCCAAACAGGACGTTCGTCAGCAGATTTGGGACTACATGGAATCACAAAATTTAGCTGATTTTCCCCGGCCCGTTCATCACAGGATTCCCAACTTCAAGGTACTGAAGCATTCCTCAGCATTCAGAGGGAAAACACGCTATTCCTAAATGGGAGAGAGTTAGTAACGCAGTTACTGTCCGGGCTCACGGCGGATCCGATTTGGGGGAACGGTGGGTAGTAGTGCAGAATTCACACCACTGGCCTGCATGTCCTTTGTGTTTTGAGACGTCCCTCATCTGGCTTCCTTAGTCCTCACTCACGGCTCCTTGCCATTCTGTGAGGGATTGGCGGGTTGGTCGTGTCTTGCCATGAGGTGATGCTACAGCTACTGTTGTTGTGGCCCTTTTCTCAAAGTTGGCTCCCTTAAGAACAACAAGGAATGATGCCCTCTGAGAGGGGGGCCTGGGCCAGCGCCTTTCGAAAGAAAAAGGCCTTGCCAGTCCCTGATGGATGattcaggcctcagtttccccactgttCAGAAAGAAGATAATCAAAGATGTCTGTTTGTGACGCTGTTCATAGGACATAAGTTTGCCTGAATGAGCAAACATACACCACTCATAATCTCAGCATGCGTGTTCTTCACAGGAAAACAAAGGGATTTTTGAAAATACACTGATGACTCTATCAGGCCCAAAGGATGTGTGGCTCATTTACTTGCCATCATCCCCCATTTTGGCTGGACTTTGTCTCCCCATGCCTGGCTTCTTGGGAACAAGCTCCCACCCTTCTCGGGTTCTCAGCTGAGCTGGTTCTGAGGCCATCCTGTACCTTTGAAACCTGTTCTTTGTGGATGTTTTGTTGctactttgttttgctttgatgcTTGTTATCCCCGGGAGGGAAGTGTACATGAAgcacagggaagagagaaaggtgCACAGAATCAGTAAAAAATGTCTAGAAAGGGAATTCCGGGTTAGTGGTCATGCGCTCAGGGTTTAGGCAGCTACTACACACGTGTGTTCCTTTTGTGAAAACTCATCAGACTATATACTTTCTACCCCTTTTTGGAATATATGCTTTAGCGTGGTTAAAAGTAAATTGGGGCTAGCTTTCTCAGCCCCTTTCTACCCTGCTTTCCCACGCTGCTTTGGGCGATTCTGAGATCTTGTCTCAGACTTCGTGTGCCCCACCTGCCTGGGTGAGATGCCAGACCAATCCGCTCCCGCGTGTCGTCGGCCCAGGATCGTGCTGTCTTGTCAGTAACGTGCGATTGCGTTTGAAAACGGGCCTCCCGTGCTGCTGAGCATTTCCCACGCGTGCAGGCGCTCCAAGTGGCCAGAACGATTAAAGTCAATCCTGATGCTCCGCACACAAGTGCGTGCTTCTTTGTCCTCGACGTGAGTGCAGCTCTGTCTCTTTGCCTGACTAGGGCTCCTACCTGGCTGGCCAGAGCATCAGAGAACTAGAGGTTTTTGCCAGAGCGCAGGAAGTTAAGGTGGACCCCGACAAGCCACTGGAAGGCGTTCGGCTGCTGGTGCTGCAGGTAATCCAGCTCCCTGAGCCGCCGTCCTGGCCACCGATAAAGCGCGTTCTCCCGGCGGCTGGCACGCGTGTGCGGCTGACATACTGCGGATCGTGCTTCTGACTCTCTTCCACGCAGAACAGACCCTTGGAGTTGTTTTTTCTAGGAACAGTCCAGAACGCTCTGATTTGTCAGATGTCATGAATGTTCCTAAGTTCAGAGATAAAGGACGTTCACAGTGATGACCTTGAGGCAGTCTTTAGTCTGATGTGCTTCCTCAGAAGGGAAAGgttgtgtttatttccttttgctgcttttatATTATAATTCTTTGAGGCATGATAACCCGTGTGTGAGAAATATGATGGAATCCCCAAAATCTATTGATGAGAACAGTGTTTCCTAACTTAAACATACATAGGCCCTtgcttgagggggaaaaaaaacctccctCGGGGTTGCTTTAAattcactaaatttttttttaaactttaatttttaaaaaatttttaaagattatttatttatttacttatttgacagatcacaagcaggcagagaggcaggcagagagcgagaaggaagcaggctccccgctgagcagagagcccgatgtggggctcggtcccaggaccctgggatcataatctgagccgaaggcagaggcttaacccactgagccacccaggcgcccctaaattcacTAAATTTAATAAGTATAATCAGAAAACTTGGTATAAGTTTACGTGTCCGTAGCTCTGATACAGCTGTAAAACCACGACAAACCCGTAAGTTAAATAGAAACTGCCCGAGCAGCAGCATCCGTGTGTCAGCCCTGAGTGACGCCGACGGCTGCTCTGCTGAGACGCTTTGCTGTCGGGGATGGGCATCCAGATCTTCGGAGTTTCTCCTTAGCGGCTGTGCCTGTGTGGCCAGCCCACTCTCCCACCGCTCCCGTGAGGCCTCGGTCACACAGCGCACCTTGCAGCCCGTGTGGAGAAGGGATTTTACAGGGAACagggcggggtgtgtgtgtgtagggatcCTCCTCTGGTTCCTTCAAGGATCGCGTGTCGGGGGTCATTTTGTTAGCTGACTGCAGTCCAGCCCCAGAGGAGCCTCCCATTCAGGCCCTTCTGGAAGCCTTCTCTCCTGCCAGCTGTATTTTCCCAGTCAGTAGTTCGCTTGAATGAACCAGAGGAGATAATGGCAGCAGAGAAGAGCCCGAAATGAGTGGTTGCCTTGTGTGAAGACAGAGCTCTGTGGAAACAGGGTGCTCTGTTACCTCATCTAATTCCGCCAACAACCCTGTCGGAGTGATCTCTGTTCCCAAATGACGTGGAGTAAGCTAGAtgcagagaggtcaagtgacttggCCAAGTCCCCTGTTCGGTAATGGTGGAGCTGAGATTCCAACCCACACTGAGTCTGGAGCCAGCTCTGCGCGTATGAGGGTCTTACCTGTCAGCCCAGCAGAGCACGGATCAAAGCCTTGAGTGTGTTGGAGATTCGTCAAGACGGCCTGTAGGAGGAGCACAGCCCGGTAGCAAGATGGACGAGCGGGGCCTCACTGTCTCCTCTTTAATTCAGGGGCAGGAAAGCCAAGCTTTGAGAATCTGGTGGCACAGGCTCTCTGGTGGGCACAGGCATATGGTGGTGAAAGAGACATGAAGACGTATGTGGTCCCTGTGCCCTAGACCACACCTAAGTGCaggcagggatcctgatgcacgTGGCCAGAGTCCATGCCTGGGGACACAGTGGCCTGTGCTTGGGGATACACAGTTTCCCAGGCTCAACCCCAGATCTTCAATAGGTTTctagagtccttttttttttttaagattttattgttttctttttctttctttctttttttttttttttttaagattttatttatttatttgacagagagagatacagcgaaagagggaacacaagcaaggggagtgggagagggagaagcaggcttcccgctgaataGGGAGTCtgattcgaggctcgatcccagcaccctgagatcatgacctgagccgaaggcagacacttaacagccgagccacccaggtgctgctccACGCTTTTCTTGAGAGCGAGAGTGCGTGCGTGCacaaggcaaagggagagggagaagcagactccctgctgaacaggaagcctgatgtggggcttgatcctcggatcccaggatcatgacctgagccagaggcggacgcttaatcaactgagccacccaggtgcccctgaagtctgTTTTTAATAAACACTCTGGTGGTGCCTTAAGAGCCACTGGCAGGTCAGCACTTGCCCACCCTGGTTGCACATTAGCACCGCCCAGGGAGCTTAGAAAACCATCTGTTGCGGATGGTCAGGTCCTGAATCAGATGCTCTGGGTGGGTCTGCACTCCTACTCCCCAGGCGATTCTAAAGTGTAAGCGGCTCCCAGAAAAGAGGGAGTGACCAGGATAACGTGCAGTGCACCAGAGTCTTCGGACTGTGAATGAGCCCAAACCTCTTCACACTCCGCAGGAAAAGAGCAGGTGCTCATGACCTGTGTCGAGATATTTCTTCTCTCACGGCTTTAAGTAAGCCGGCCTTTGATTTTACAGGTCTCACATTGGTCTCCGGCTGTCCTCTTTTGCACAAAactaaaatacattctttttacAGCTTAGACTTTCTAAATTTTACAATTGCCTCGTGGCCTGCCCTGGCATAATCTGCAGAGATGCCTGTGGCAGTGGCTCTGGAACTTTCCTGGGCATCAGGATCACCTGGCAGGCTTGTGAAAGCAGACGACTGTGCCTGCCCCCGAGCTCCTGGTCACTTCTCACAGGTGCCCAGGGGCTGCAGTTGCTGCTCAGAGGACTGCACTTTGCAAGTCCCCGCTCTGGGACTCCGAACAAGGTGTTGGGGACTAAATAGAAGAAAGGGGGCTGTGGACTCAGGTTAATACAAAAATACCGACTCTGATGAGGCCTGATCTCTGACGCTGGAAGTTTTGGAACCGCAAACTGGTCGTGAAGGCTTGAGATGTAATGCAGGTttcaaatgggggcgcctgggggctcagtgggttaagtacctgccttcggctcaggtcatgatcctggggtcctgggatcaagtcccacagccGGTTCCTTGTTCTGTGGGaagtctcctcctccctcctcctgtgcccctcctcctgttcctgttctctctgaagaaataaagaaaatcttaaaaaacaaaacattgtaaCTATAGTGTGTGATGCTGGGAGGGGAGGACACAGGAAAGTCCTGGTTGGAATTCTAATGAGAACAGGTCTTCATTGGGATTTACATTGTCAGTTTGTGTCTGTAGTGCTTTTGAGTGGCAAGTAAAGTAGAATTCGGGAGTTTGACGACTCACTGCCTCTTCATCCTAAGTGGGTAGGGTAGTGGCCCTGAGTAAGATAGACCGCCGTGCGCTATTTAATTGGGTTTGCAAAGGGATCGTTCCCTTGGCACACACCAAAAGATGCCAATAATAGTAATTTGGTTTTGCCCCTGAAATGCTATCACATGCAATAaattttctatgtttaattttgtaatttattgattatctttttttaaaagagcaaaaaaacaTTGTTGGTCCCAACACCGCGACTGAGAACGGGGTTGTTTAATAAGATCACTCCACCTCCCGGGGCAACGAAAGACCTCTTGAGAACATGTGCCACCTCTCAGGTAAGCGCAGGCGTCGCCTCACCACAGGGGAGCACGGTTGTCAGCCAAGACATCTGGTGCGTTAGAATGGGTAAAATACACCGCAAAATCGAAATTCGTTTTTCACAAAGCCAGGGGAGTAGAGATGGGGAAGTGTTTGGCAGTCCAAGCAGAAGCCAGTGTAGAAGGCAGTCCAAGAAGGAGCCAAGGAGAAAACCGTGAGGGCGTGTCTTCCGTCTGAGTCACCCACTTTCTCTTTTGTCCCAAGTTAGCAGATTGTGCCCTGTTAAATTAAATTccccattaaaaatgaaaacaagttctGTGGTGCGCTGGCGCCTTCGGGTGTTAACTTGTGCCTGGTCCGGTGGTTCGTAGCATTTTCTTAAGTGCCACCAGAGCAGCTGGGGACTCAGGGATTTCCAGAATACTGGGACTGGAAATCACCTTGCCAGTTCTGAGTGATGGCTTTAGTAATTCAGTTCTGTGGTCTTCTCGAGTGTTCACAATGTGGTAAAACTAAAATTTGTCGATGCTACATTAGGGTGCCCTGTGGGGGGATTTGTCCTGTGTCTTggagataaagaaatagaattcgGTGACTTTTTTCACATTCCTAGAATAGACCGCAGGTCCTTTCATTTCTAATCtattaggaattaaaaatagggcATCGAgatactcctttttaaaaaagattttccgCTTAggtctgatatttaaaaattgaatgttTATATCGTTATTTATTGATAACCTTTTTCCAAAGATACAGATCGCTACAGCGTTCTGAAGTGTGTGTAATAAAGTAAAACAGtcaaatatatgtagaaaaaaagtgcgaatggaaaattagaaaaataagacagTCATGTTCTGGTCATTGTCAACAATGCAAACTGTGTGATGGCCTGCAGCTGGCCACACGGGCCACACACAGGAGCTGACATTCCCCAGAGCCGGCAGGGAGTGCGGTGAGCGGCTCACGAGTCGCAGGTTTCGGAAGTACCAGCGCTTCCCTTCCTGGGGTGGTTGAGGTCCAGGTCAGATGTACTGAGGGCCCATCGCAGGGGCCTGTGTCGGGTGTACTCGTCTGTGTCGCCCTTAGCAGCGTCCCCTCCGAAAGGCGAGCGCCGTGGTGTGTGCTGGCAGCAGTTCCCTGTACTGCGCCGGCGCCGGCCGGTCCCTTAAACGCACCCCCGCAAGTGTGGCCGGGCCTTGGGGAGAGCCAGGCCCGCTCTCGTGACTGAACTTCACTAAGGGCTCAGCAGCAGAGTTCGGGCTCTGTCGGCACATAAGACACCGGAACCCGAACAGGACATTTCCGTTGTCTTGGTGGCGCAGGGAGAGAGGCTCTTAGGACCACGTCTGTGTGCAGGTGTGGGTCCTGGTGCGATCGTTATTTACTCTGCCAGAGCTTAGTGGCAGAAATACTGTCCCCGTGTGGGTCAACTCTAGGAGACTCAGATATGGCCTTACTTTTTGGCAGAGAAATCTCTGAATTTGTCCCTTGACAGCCTTTGCCTCCAGCACGTCGCAGCTGCCTTTGTGGTCTTGGTGTTTTTGCGTTTGTTCTCTAACCAGGAGTCTTCCAGCAACCGCCTCACGGGCACACACAAATGTTGGTCAGCTGAGTTTTTGTTGAGTCAGACGGGACTTTGGGGAATCGGAGTCTCCTGGTTGCTCACACTCTGTCTGGCCAGCAGAGCAGGCGAAGCTGActtttggagggaggaggaagtcaGGTGGACAGTTTTAACACAGGTTTCTGCTCACCAAGGCTGCCGGGCACCAAGCCCTTTAAAACAGGGTTGAGGATGTGGGCGGGCCTTCCCACCGTGGGGCACAGTGGGCTGGTGACTGGTGACTCCTGAGAGGCCCCAAACCAGCTCTCTGTACTGATCCCATAAGTGGCTTGTCATGTACTTGTAGACGAGGCATTATACCATATGCGGTGACCCTCCCGTGTCGGGCAGAGGTCTGCACAGAGGCCGGATTTGGCTCTTCGATTGACCTGTAGTTCTTGATAGCTGAGACTCATGACCATATCAGCCTCCCTACTCTGTAAATACAAGCGTCTGTTCGTTAGTGTAAACCTGTGTACTTTTGGTACATTTTGGTTGAACTAGTCCTATTTCGGAAGTGGAGATGCTACATTTGAAGGTAATAGCCCCGGGATTTCATACGTTATCTGTCCCACACATTAACTGCCCACGTCTTATGTGCTCAAATGCACTACCTCCTTGATCTCCTTGCCTCCCAGCGCCAGGCTGACAGGGCAGCGGGTGACAGCTCTGCCTTAGGGGTGAAGAAACGGAAGGTCAGCTTCCTCctctcaaggtcacagagctaaggGGGACCTGGACCCAGTTCTCCATGACTCCTGTGCCTGTGGTCTAACCGCTGTGCTCTTCTGCAGCGTGGGAAGAAATGATTTGCTCAGTATTGTAAACTTAACATCTTACTCATTTGTGTTCTCAGTTCCAAGTGGGATCTCTCCTGCGGAAGACATTTTGGGAAATTATCCTACGATGGTTTCTGAACCAGGGTCTTCCTAAGTGCACTTCTGTGCTGTGTGCTCGCTGTCGGGCGAGTTTGCTTCTCGCAGGAGGTTGACCCAGACCCTGAGTGCACCTCGCCCGTGAACTGCGAGGTGGGACAGCCGCTCGCTGCCCAGGAAGCATTCAGGTCCCCCTCTGTGTCCACAGGGCGTGAGGAGCTACAGCACTCCCGTGGGCTTGGATTCCAGGGTCCTTGTGGACTTGGTTGTGGTGGGATCCGTTGCTGTTTCTGAAAAAGGTAAGATTAAAATCAGAAACTCCTGGACGTGACCTCAGCTTCACATTCTGCCGTGTGTTCATCTTTTAAACACCAACGGTAAGTAATTTCAGTTTTCTGGACACACGTCTGTCCTCTGAAGCCACTGTATCTCCCATTCGTCTTGAAAAATTAACTCGGTTCCTCACTCAGTACCTTCACAGTATCGCCATTTTTCTTAGCGGGAAACACGAAGTCAGCTCCTCTCTCTTCAGATGGTGAGAGGTTTCCTCTAATCTTGAGCTGCTTGGAACCGGAGCCGGGTCTGTTTGTAGTCCGACAGTAGATAGCTGGTTTGGAAAATCTCCAGTGAACGGAAAGACATTGCTTCTGTTAGGAAGCAGCAGCCTCTGGGCAACACAGGGTGTTCTGAGGCTGTGTGGGGAGGCCCGGTGCTGTGCCTCTCAGGCAGGTGAAGGGGGAGGGTGTCCCCCGCTGCTGTCTGCCCTCTGCCAAGCCGCCTGGGGGACTTGGGCCCCTGTGGTTCCCCTGGGACCTCTCCCTCCTCCGCTGCTCTACCCCAGCCCCGGCTCGACGCTCTCAGGAGACGGTCTGGGTGTGCTGCTGCTTATACTGCCCCGGGCTCAGTGGGTTCCGGGACCAGTCGGCCGGTCACAGACTTGGCTCGCTCACTGTGGTATGCGCCCCTGCTGGGAAAGcgttccctttgctccttccctccaGGAGGGAAAAAGACTCTTCTCAGATACCCATCCTAACACTGCCCCTTTGGAAATTAAGCAGCTAAAGCCCAGATCTTCCTTAAAGAGAGGTTTCCAACAAACAGTTGGCGAGAGATGCTCTTAAGTCATTCGTTCCAAACCCTGGGCGtcgtatttttaaatgttggcctTTGATGCCTTCACCTGGAGCATGCAGTGTTTGCCGGCTCTCTGCGGTAGTCCCTGAGACGTCGTAGTGCAGCGTGCTTTGCTTTCCCTGTGCTCCCAGTTACAACACGTCATCTGTGTCATCAGGGATGGGTTCCCAGGAGCACACGTTTCCTGGGTGCCTACTGCGGGCCAGGTGTCAGGCCAAGGTGGTCTCTGTCTTGAGCCCACAGTGCCCGGAAGAGCAGACGCAGCAGCTGAACCCTGGTGTGGTGTGCTTGGTGCTGCACACCGACGTCAGCACGGACGCTGGGGAGGTGGGGTCAGAAGAGCCACCCTCTTCCCAAATGCCCAGTGTTGGCGTTTGCTTGTGTCGACACACGTGTCCTGCGTTCTGTGTGTGGGTCGTTTGTCCTGGTTCTGTTTTCCCGGGAGAGGCAGCAGCACGTACAGCACTCTGTGCCCTGCTAGAGGACGCCCATCCGATGGGCACTTAAGATGTCCCCAGGGTTTGGTTTTGGCTTTTCCCTTACAGATCACAGTAAAGTGAGGTGTAGTCTGTGGTAGCGTTTCTCTGCCTTCGAGGGCCACCTGTGGCATGACTCCAGCAGAGGAACTGTCGGACCGAAGCGCGGACGTGAAATCCTGGTGGCTGCTGCTGAACAGCCCGCTGTGAGGTGGCCTCCCGTCCCTGGCTCCTCACCgcacctctctccctgctccctctgcgtAGCTAGAATCATCAGACCTCCATGGGGACCGGTCCAGTAGTGAGCAGTGGTGGTTCGTAGGCCATCGGAGTGGCCTTTCGTGGCGAGGGAAGGTGGTCATCACTCACGTTTGCTGCTTACCGGCCTGCCTCTGCGGACTGTTCTGTCCTTGGCCGTTTCCCTACCGCACTCTTTCTCACGGTTATCGGCTCGCATGGT
Coding sequences:
- the MTHFSD gene encoding methenyltetrahydrofolate synthase domain-containing protein isoform X11, which codes for MCVPRVTCRRHRVGRLPLRQQLGKAGVENSPVSEMTSWGVPCLLVLTAGCVTGVSKQDVRQQIWDYMESQNLADFPRPVHHRIPNFKGSYLAGQSIRELEVFARAQEVKVDPDKPLEGVRLLVLQSKKTLLVPTPRLRTGLFNKITPPPGATKDLLRTCATSQGVRSYSTPVGLDSRVLVDLVVVGSVAVSEKASHAPSAQPSAGPPRSPQYGTGSARPRPLPGTAGLFRRQGWRIGKGEGYADLEYAMMVSMGAVSQKTPVVTIVHDCQVVDIPEALLEDHDLTVDYILTPTRVIATGCEHPKPTGIIWSKGCAWCPRVGTRLLWIPLRL